A genomic window from Ischnura elegans chromosome 10, ioIscEleg1.1, whole genome shotgun sequence includes:
- the LOC124166983 gene encoding uncharacterized protein LOC124166983 encodes MNCSPCESSWPTYEVRIFPHSSCDTYEQAREMETMAVDTSDLDANKPLGRGLRRKRARVLFDGETSDEDDSVRRIPFPPKLQKSHCTVTEDASIQKRQLLESQPLSDNGCNPDTMLAETSFIMETVINADSSCKCGNLCCQQKTAKIDQIALSNELLKKKLDSMQMQLSEALENTRLLVTSIDSMKSTSQGPGLRAAVQKFNLPMNTIGELRELEDAVKDASSRELLREELKMQGGNTLVAAVNAMCYHLMTDELAREFTYLGVPGRNKPGFKDLEIDRILFDALQSRVMFSSAMKKDVAKAVGEWLRQANGRFKRRRILTNSVNDIAEAE; translated from the exons ATGAATTGCTCACCATGTGAGTCCTCCTGGCCAACATATGAGGTGAGGATATTTCCTCACAGCAGTTGCG aTACTTATGAACAAGCAAGAGAGATGGAGACGATGGCAGTGGACACGTCTGACTTAGATGCAAATAAGCCTCTTGGGCGTGGATTAAGAAGGAAGCGAGCAAGAGTGCTCTTTGACGGTGAAACCTCTGATGAGGATGATTCAGTGAGGAGGATACCTTTTCCTCCCAAATTGCAGAAGT caCATTGCACTGTGACTGAAGATGCTTCCATTCAGAAGAGGCAACTTCTGGAAAGCCAACCCTTATCAGATAATG GATGCAATCCAGATACGATGTTGGCAGAAACTTCATTTATAATGGAAACTGTGATAA ATGCTGATTCATCATGTAAGTGTGGCAACTTGTGCTGCCAACAGAAAACAG CTAAGATTGATCAGATTGCTTTAAGCAATGAATTACTCAAGAAAAAACTTGACAGCATGCAGATGCAGCTATCAGAAGCCTTAGAGAATACCAGGCTTTTGGTAACATCCATTGATTCCATGAAGAGCACAAGTCAAGGTCCCGGTCTTAGGGCTGCTGTTCAAAAATTTAACTTGCCAATGAACACAATTGGTGAACTGAGGGAGCTGGAAGATGCTGTAAAAGATGCTTCCTCAAGGGAACTATTG AGAGAAGAGCTTAAGATGCAGGGTGGTAACACACTTGTGGCTGCAGTGAATGCCATGTGTTATCACTTAATGACGGATGAGCTAGCCAGAGAATTTACATACTTGGGAGTCCCTGGGAGAAACAAACCAGGCTTTAAAGATTTGGAGATTGACAGAATACTCTTCG atgCCCTTCAGTCTAGGGTCATGTTCTCGTCTGCCATGAAGAAGGATGTTGCGAAGGCTGTTGGGGAGTGGCTGCGGCAAGCCAATGGGCGATTTAAGAGAAGGCGGATCTTAACAAACTCTGTAAATGATATTGCAGAAGcagaataa
- the LOC124166876 gene encoding uncharacterized protein LOC124166876, which yields MCGSFCHEHSRRGVPQVQNGGLVRQNGVSSRGRSITPMFEENIQQYQHPCFRCTGWHHPADCGHRSSTCRYCRKQGHIERACFKKKKITPLPLTGGSQRGVSDISRRSGFRSDPPRRSAAHNMEATDEEMSPAMQSFTGCMLDLNAGAQGE from the exons ATGTGTGGAAGTTTCTGCCATGAACATTCGCGGCGTGGTGTTCCTCAAGTTCAAAATGGGGGCCTGGTGCGTCAAAATGGCGTCTCCAGTCGTGGCCGTTCTATTACTCCCATGTTCGAGGAGAATATACAACAATACCAGCACCCGTGTTTTCGCTGCACTGGTTGGCACCACCCAGCGGATTGCGGTCACCGGAGTTCCACCTGCCGATATTGCCGGAAGCAGGGACACATCGAGCGTGCTTGCTTCAAAAAGAAGAAGATTACGCCTTTGCCTTTGACCGGTGGATCACAACGTGGAGTTAGCGACATCTCGAGGCGTTCGGGCTTTCGAAGCGATCCACCAAGGAGGTCGGCAGCCCACAACATGGAGGCCACGGATGAAGAAATGTCCCCAGCTATGCAG TCTTTTACAGGATGTATGTTGGACCTCAACGCTGGTGCCCAGGGAGAGTGA